The following coding sequences lie in one Notolabrus celidotus isolate fNotCel1 chromosome 6, fNotCel1.pri, whole genome shotgun sequence genomic window:
- the si:ch211-216l23.2 gene encoding nuclear receptor coactivator 5: MSSWAKSSSAARRQQANPNGSAQQLRLFRRTAPYPSREDRTEELKDALDSYEELEQIQNYSANVKYESYKHQPAAKPESCTPADRRKALYQRFYRQVQEDRRPADCVVLSVTNQCLDYPKSLSQCLQERGLSVEMLYLQAESGLTRALQDVRAEGSPLCILVEQTNIALSSCTVIIFSESLKIHRNMPKDQAMDFVTAEYSRGLVKERPKRDPADLAAQASQLLDDFLEREKIERHTVPSETRPLLMLLAEGVHLYTEELESISEYVRTRLEHVQVSNTEGQRGNMLPPGLGKPPPLLPTPPGPPQPQSQAGAGGNLMDHPSSSPSPLLPSPGSYPKTKPPPLLSLHRPPCPSLGAPPSRGLLSSHSPFGPLPLSRGPLLHHVPPYHPGPRGPHGIRGGPPTLKSSRPPLLASPGPPHPLQRPNARH, encoded by the exons ATGTCGTCCTGGGCTAAATCGTCTTCAGCTGCCCGGCGGCAGCAGGCTAACCCGAACGGAAG TGCTCAACAACTTCGTCTGTTCCGGAGAACAGCGCCTTACCCgagcagagaggacaggaccGAGGAGCTCAAAGATGCCCTGGACAG CTATGAGGAACTCGAGCAAATACAAAACTACAGTGCGAATGTGAAGTATGAGAGCTACAAGCATCAGCCAGCTG CCAAGCCAGAGAGCTGCACTCCAGCAGACAGACGTAAAGCTCTGTATCAGAGGTTCTACAGACAAGTGCAGGAGGACAGGAGGCCGGCCGACTGCGTGGTCCTCTCTGTCACCAACCAGTGCCT GGATTACCCCAAATCGCTAAGCCAGTGCTTGCAGGAGCGTGGCCTGTCAGTGGAAATGCTCTACCTTCAGGCGGAGTCGGGCCTGACCCGGGCCCTTCAGGATGTCCGAGCAGAAGGCTCCCCGTTATGTATTCTGGTGGAGCAGACAAACATAGCTCTGTCCTCCTGCACTGTTATCATATTCTCAGAATCCCTCAAAA TCCACCGAAACATGCCCAAAGACCAGGCCATGGACTTTGTCACAGCAGAGTACAGTCGTGGACTTGTCAAAGAGCGCCCGAAGAGGGACCCTGCAGACCTCGCTGCACAAGCGTCACAGCTGCTGGACGACTTTCTTGAGCGAGAAAAGATCGAGCGCCACACTGTTCCCTCTGAAACCCGTCCTCTCCTCATGCTGTTAGCTGAGGGGGTGCACCTCTACACCGAAGAGCTGGAAAGCATCTCAGAGTATGTGCGTACCCGACTGGAGCACGTACAAG tctcaaacacagagggacagaggggtaACATGTTACCCCCAGGACTTGGAAAACCACCTCCTCTGCTCCCCACTCCACCTGGGCCCCCTCAGCCCCAGTCTCAGGCCGGAGCAGGGGGCAATTTGATGGACCACCCGTCATCttcaccctctcctctcctgccctCACCAG GCTCTTATCCAAAAACCAAACCCCCTCCACTGCTGTCCTTGCATAGACCTCCCTGTCCCTCGTTGGGGGCTCCACCATCACGAGGCCTTCTGTCCTCACACAGTCCCTTTGGCCCTCTCCCATTGTCTCGTGGGCCCCTACTCCATCATGTTCCTCCATACCATCCAGGCCCCAGGGGCCCTCATGGGATTAGAGGGGGCCCTCCTACTTTGAAGAGTTCACGGCCTCCACTTCTTGCTTCTCCAG GTCCCCCTCATCCTCTTCAGAGACCAAACGCCCGTCACTAA